The Chryseolinea soli nucleotide sequence GATGGCCAGTCCTTTCACCAGGTCGAGTCCCGACGAGATCATCCACGGGCCAAAGGCGTAGCGGAATTCCCAGTTGGCATCAGAGCCAAAATACCATTTTGACGTGCCGAAGAACCAATGTCCTTTGGAGGCCATGAGCACGTTGGCGAAAGGCCACTGCACGGCGAGCAACAAAACAAGAAATGCCAGACTGCAGACGACCGACCTTAACCAAGAGTTGGCTAAGGATGGCCGGTGTATAATGAGATCGATGGCCAAGGCCGGAAACACGAGCAGCAACGGAAAATCAAACGGCTGAAACGTGGTGATGGGATTCAGCACCGGTCCAAGCCGGGGTGTGGCGGGGAACAAGGGGAGTATCCACAACATCACAAGCATTAACACCGAATACACGGTTGCCGCCTGGGTGGCACCCCACCGCGAATGCGAGGCCACGGAAAAGGCCACGAGGAAGAGCGGGAAGATGAGCGATGCGACTTCATAAAAGAGCACACCGTGCATATCGTGACGGCTCAGGTATTCGGATGCCATGGTGTATAACATCGCTACCATAAATCCGGAAGAAAAGCCAAAGAGCCACGTAAACCGGGTCTGCGTGTCGGGCGTCATGGTTGCCCCACCCAGGTTTTGGTAGGCCACTACGCTAACGATGGCGCCTAGCTGTATCGTGATCATGCCTAAAAGCAAAACGGTGTGTGGTGGTGAGAGGATGGTGACATCGAGGCCATAGGTATTGTGCCACCAATCGTCAAAGGGTGCGGAGGTTAACATGGCCAGCGCGCCCCAGATGCAAAACAGGTTGCCCAGCGAGCCATAAAAAATGCCCCAGAATTTTACGCTTCCAGCCCGCTCCACGGCATTGCCGGCAAAGGTGAGCCGCAACACCCGGTAGCCCGAGAACAGTCCGGCCGTTACGCCGCCGAGATAGATGGCCAGGTGCGGCGCGGAAAACAAACCATCCCTCCCAATGCTGAGGTGCCACGAGATGTCCCAGATCAAGCCCACCATAATGCTGAGCGATGAGAGCACGGTTACATAAAGATAAGGCGGAACAGCTTTTGATTCCGAACGGGCCGAAGCCTCCAGTGACAGAGCATCCATAATCAAGTGTTACAAACCAAAGATACTTTTTAATTCCTGGTGAAAAATAACGACATCCCGGGATTTTAAAGTGTGTCTTAATTTTTTTTGGATGCTGCCACCTCGGATTTGGGGTGAGCGATCGAAGATTGGGGTGAGCGATGATCAAAAGATCCGATACCCCAGGCGGACGCCTACGACCAACCGGAATTCTCCATGATCACGTTCCGTGGGCGCAAAGATGTCGTCGGAGTGGTTGTCAAACGACTCGCTACCCGGGGCAATGGGTTTGCCGATGTCGGTGTACAGGATGCTGCGGTAAGCCATGCCGACATTGATGTCGAAAAAGAACGACCGGTTCTTGTTCCATCCTGGAAAAAGTAACAATCCAAACTTCATCCCAGCCCCCTGGTTGTGATGCACGACTTTATAGGTGGCGTATTGAAAATAATCGCAATTGCCTGATACACAATCGTAGCCAATCACCTCCGAGCGATCGAAGGTTACCCGGCTGTAGTAGTATTCGCCCGCAAGATAAAAAGGTATTTTCGGCGGCGACGGCAAGTAATAGCGTAGCTCGGCTATGCCACGATAACCGGACTTGTTGCTGAATTCTTCGGTGCCAGACGCGGGATAATTCAAGATCCACCCCAGGTCGTATTGCAGGTTGATGTGCTGCGTGAGTTTGTGTTCCAATGCGACCTGGAACGACGGATAGAAATAGATCAGGTGGAGCGGGCTCCATTTTACCGCCAGTTTAGGTTGCTCGATGCGGGAGCTTTGCTGCGCCACGCCGGGAAGGGTCTGGCACAAAACCATACCCATCAGGCAAAAGATCCAGATGCTTTTTTTCATGGGGCTACCGGTATCAGGCTTAACTTTTTTATAGCGTCGGGGTCGGTGTAGTCATACTGCGCCACGCCGTCTTTTCCGGTGAGGATCAATGTGCCGTCGTGGGGGATCACATCATACGCATCGTCTTCGTCATAGCGTTTGATCAAGTGGATGTTCATCGGGTCTTTAACATTGAGCACCGTGAGACCCGACTCGCCTTCGCAGACAAATAACAAGTCACCGTCCACGCCCAAACCGTAGGGCGAATTGAGGCCGTAGCTGCTTAACCTAACCGGTTGCTGGGGGTTTTTGATGTTGATGATCTCCAATTGGTTGGTGTTGGAAGGACGACAGCTGAAAGTGCGCAACGTAACAAACGCCAGTGTATCCTGGACCACCACCGGGTCGCAGGAGACGACATGTGAATAGGATGACACAAACAACGGGTTTGCGGGTGTCGCAATGTCGTAGGTGATCATCGCGTCTACTGTTCCCAGGTAGAGCCAGTGATCGCGGGTGAAGATGGTTTCCACGCCGGGGTTGAGTTGGATCGCATTTATTTTTTCCAGGGCACCGTTGCCCATGATCTGGTAGACCTTCAGGGCGTCGTCTTCCACGGCAAAAAGGTGTGTTGCTGTAACGGCGAAGCGTGCCGTCGATCCGCCCTTGCCGCTGAGACCGTCGGTCGTTGTTCCATCCGAATCCTGGCAGGAAAATGCGGCGAGGCCCGCCATCACGATGCAAAGGATGAAGAGGATGCGCGTTCTCATTAGCGGAAACATTTAGGGTTGTTCAATGTGGTCATCTCCCACCCGATCACCATGCCGCGTGTGTCGTCGGGACATTCGAAGTATCTTCCTTCGCGCGGGGGAATTCTTTGCGACCAGTGCTCTTGCTTTAGCCGGCTTAGCTCGCGGATGTTGCTCCAGTCGGAGACGTCGAGGGCCACCAGGTCAGTCATGTGGTCGGCGTAGAGCACGTTGTTGCGGATGGCCATCTCGGTGTTGCCCGCGAGTTGCAGAAATCCCAACGCCTTGGGATGTGCGGGGTCGCTATTGTCGAAAACGTGAATGCCCTGATATTTTTCGTTGATGAGCAGATACGTCGACACCACATAGATCTTTCCCGGGCGAACCAACGGCCGCGCGGCACCAAACGCGAGAGGCACCTGGTCATCCGTAGCATAAATGGGTTTGTATCCCTCGACTTCTCCCACGGGAAAGTCGGGTGCAAAGGGCGACTCCGGGTAGCACCCTGACGCGAGGATCAGGGCAACCATTAGCATGCGCGTCGCGATTTTCATCGTTATAAGAGATTAGATGTGAATTCAATTCGCCGTTGACACCTTACCCTGCTCACCCCCAACTGCGGCTTTTGTAAAGACACAGTTTTCGGGGATTAGGTTGGAATGTTCTTTTTGCGACTGGAATCCTTTGATCTCCTTTATTACGCGAAGCTTATCAAGATGAAGCCGGTGTAAATATCATTTACCACTTCAAATGTTGTTCAATGAAGGCAATAAGGCTATCGGCCATTGCTTTTTGCTCGGCTTCCCGTGGGTGGCCTGCGGTATTTTTGTAAGGAAAGAAACACGTACGAATTTTTTTATCACGGATTTCCGTGATGGCTTTTTGAACATAGCCCGGCCAGGGAGATCCTTCCCGCGTGGCGTCCATGTTACCGAGCGAGCATATGATTTGGGCGCGCGGATATTTTTTACGAATCGCAGATACGAAATCTTTATAGGCTGCCACGATAAATTTTTCATCGGGAGCCTTCGTTCCGAAGCGTGCGCGGAACTGTGCATTTTCAGGAAGGTTGATGATCCAGGAATCGTTTTGAAATAAATCGATGACGACGATATCGGGCGTGTATTGAGAGAAGTCCCACTTGGACAACGAGTCGGTTGGATCGAGGCGGTCGTACATCTCGGGCATGATGAGGGGAAACCAGCTGACCATGACACCGATGCCGCTTTTGCCGATGCAGGAATATTGCGCGTTGAAGTGCCGCGCCGTGAGCGCTGCATACGTGATGTAGTTGTTCTCGAAATAACCGTCGCGGGAATCTTTGCCCCGCGTGTCTTCCACGCCATAGCCACAGGTGATGGAGTTGCCGTAGAACTCGATCTTTCGTTTTGGTTTAGGTTGAGGCGGCAGCACGGTGGCACCTTCCTCCAATTCAAAGCCGAAGAACAAGGTCTTGCCCTTGTCCCATTCCGTGCGCTTGAAAAGCTGAACCTTGTGTTTCCCTTCGCTCAAGCCCGACGCCAGCACATAGCTTCGCCTGGTGGTGTCCGGGTTTATTTTCACGATCGTGGTGTCGTCGATGATCGCATTGTAATAGTTGGCCGTGTCGACATCTTTCAAAACGGCCGATAACGTGGTGCCCTTGAACCAGACGGTGGCCGATGTGCCGGACCACATGAGCTCGGCGGCCTCGTCTTTATAGGCGATCCGTCCTTCGTAGGCAATGTTGGTATCGCGAAAGGAAACCGTGCGGACTTGACTCCAGCAGGGAAAAATAATGATCGTCAGAAAAAGGGAGATCCAGGTTGATCTGGAGGATAGCAATACCATGGCACGTTGAATTTAACCGACCGGAAAGATCATGCAAAGTCAACGCATCTCCATGCAAAGACCACTATTTTTTCAACGCGTGTCTCCGGAAAACTATTCGCTTCTCAACGCCTTCACCGGGTTGCGCAGGGATGCGCGGATCGCTTGGGTGCTCACAATGATGGCCGTCACGCCCAGCAACATCAATCCTGATATGGGGAATACCCACAACGGCAGGTCTATTCTTACCTGGTATTGTTGCAGAAACTGCTGTGCTGCCCAGCCGGCCAAGGGTGCCGAAAAAATAAAGGCTATGATGACCATACGCGAAAAATCTTTTGTCAAGAGCAACACCAATCCGGCTACGCTCGCGCCCAGCACCTTGCGGATGCCGATCTCTTTGGTGCGTTGCTCGGCCGTGAAGGCGGCCATGCCGAACAATCCCAGCCCGGTGATGAACATGGCCAGCAAGGCAAAGGCGCTGGTCAGCCGTCCGATCATGTTGATGCTGGAGAACTTCCGTTGAAACTCGTCATCGGCGAAGCGATATTCGAATGGATACTCGGGGCTATATTTTTTAAAGACGTTGCCCACGTGGTTGACGGCTGCTTCCAGGTCAGCGCTTTTGGGTATCCGTACGGTGATGGTGCTCGACCAGGTCGGGTCCATCGTCATCACCAGGGGGTCGATGTTGCGCGAGCCGGAGCCCATCAGCACGTCGTCCATCACACCGACGATGGTCCAGGTTTGGCCCCACATCTGGATCCGGTCGCCGATGGGGTCTTTCAGGTCCATGGCGAGGACGGCGGCTTTGTTCAGGATGATGGCGGTGGTGTCGCTTTTGAAGTCTTCGGAGAAATCACGTCCCTCGAGCATGCGGATGCCCATCGTCTTGGTGTAGTCGTATTGGGTGGCGATGTTGGTGGCTTCCACACGCTGATCGGGTCGCATTCCCGTCCATTTTTCTATCGGACTGGAGGCAAAAATATTCGTGATCGGGCTGTTGGACTTGGTCACCGACACGGCAGCGCCCGTGTTGACAAGCTCCTGCTTCAGGGAGGCGTAATTCTTTTCGATATCGTTCGAAGACCAGATCAGCATCAGGTTCTCGCGGTCATAGCCCACCTCGCGACGCTTCAAGAATTCGACTTGTTTATAGATCACGACGGTGCCCACCATCAACAAAATGGAAAAGCCAAATTGCAGCGTCACCATCACTTTGCGCGGCGTGCGGCCTGCCCTGCCGGTTTGCACTTTTCCCTTCAGGATCTGTGCCGGGCGGAACGACGACAAGTAGAACGCCGGATAGCTGCCGGCCAGCAAACCCGTGAAGAGAATGAGCGTAAGACCAAACAGCCAGATCTGCGGCGAGGTGTAGTCGATGACCAGGTGCTTATCGATCAGGCCATTGTAAAACGGGCGCACTAATTCTACCAGCACGATGGAAAAGAAGAACGCCAGTGCGGAGATGAGCAGCGACTCGCCAATGAATTGCACCACGAGTTGGTTTCGGCTGGAGCCCACGCTCTTCCGGATGCCGACTTCGCGTGCCCGGTGTTCGGAGCGGGCCGTGGCCAGGTTCATAAAATTGATACAGGCGATCACGAGGATAAAAACGGCAATGCCAGAAAACAACATCACATAGTCGATGAGGCCGCCGCTTTCTTTTCCATTTTCAAAGTTGTTGTAGAGACGCCAGTGACTCATCGGGTGAAGGAACAAGGAAGCCTCTCGTCCCTCGGGTTGGTGCTTGCTTATGACGTCGTGCAGGAAGCGGTCTACACCGGCCCTGTCGGCTCCGGGTTGGAGCTCTACGTAGGTATCGAAAGCGTTGTTGTTCCAATTGTCGCGGGCATACTTGATCCAGTCGGCCGTGGCTTCGAAATACGCGAAGGGCAACAGGTAGTCGAAGGAGAAGGAGATGTTCTCGGGTGGATCGGCCACGATGGCCGTCACTTTCATGGGTTCGTTGTTGGCGATCTTGACCAGCACGATCTTACCCATCGGATCTTCGTCACCGAACAAAGCGGTGGCGGTCGATTGGGTCAGCACGATGGAATGGGGCTCGCGAAGGGCGGTGGCAGCATCACCTTGCAGCAATTGGAATTGAAACATTTCCAGGAAGGCTTCACCGGCATCGAGGCCTCCCTTATTGAGCTTCTTGTCGCCCACCGTCAGCAACGCATGTTGCCCCACGGTGAGGACCGAGCGCTTGATGCGGGTATCCTGGGCCAACGGTTCGCGCAGCGGCAGCGGCGTGTATTGACGGGTGACTACGCCGTTGTCGGTGGTCGTGTTTTGTTTTATATGATAGAGATCCCGGTAGTTGGAAAAGTAGTGGTTGAATGTGAGTTCGTCCTGCACCCACAGCAGGATCAGGATGGACGCGGCTATGCCAACGGCCAGGCCGGCAATGTTGATAAAGGAATAGGCTCCGTTTCGTTGGAGCGTGCGCAAGGCAATGGTGAGGTAGTTCTTAATCATAGTCGCCGGGACCAAGGCTAAATTCAAGCCAATTTAAAAACCGGGCTTGGTATTGCAATATAGGCTCTTTTAGAAGCCCCCGAGGCCGTTGGCGGGCATTCTTGTGCGCCTGCGGACGTAGGACAGCGCCGACCTTGACGTCGGCGGCAATTTCAGCGCCGACGAACTCAGCGAACACCAGCAAGCGATCTTGCCAGCCATTTACTCGATTCGCCGATAACCACTCAAAATAGAAGGCGTTAGGTTTGTTATTAATCTATCCCCGAACTTCGTTGTCAAAACAGCCTTCTTCCGGTCAAGAAATTGTCTCCTGTATTTCTCACTCTTTGTTGCCAGCGGATACACCTTCCCATCGAGAACGACCACCATATAGTACTTCGCATATTGACCATCACTATGATCCCTATGAAGTACGTGGCGAACAGGCTTGGAAAAAGTCGCATAATAGTAGATCCCATCACACCCCACACTATCCATGGCCGCCGGAGAATAGTCAAAGCGAACGGCGTCGCGCTTCTTTTCATCTTTGGGGATCAGGTCCCCGACACGCAATCCCTCGAAACATGTTCTTGAACGATTCTCCGGCAACACATCGTTCGGTGTGTTCGCCATCTGAATATCCTTTGAGCATCCCATGCTCAAAAGCAAAATCATAGACCAAGTCAACGTGTTTCTAAGCATCACAAAAAAACTGTTTATAATTTCCATGGACAGTTACTTTATCATTTCGTCCCACGGATGCCCGTAGGGCATACCCATCATAACCCCGGGTTTCAACCCGGGGTTAGCAACTGGCTGCTATCAACCCCGTAGGGGTTACCCTCTTCGAGGAGTCTTTCTCGGTGCTTCACACTTCAAAAGTATGCCTACGCCGCGGGTAACCCTTACAGGGTTGAAATACAAGCTTTCACCACCCCCAGTTTCACTGGGGGTTATGATGGGAAAGCCCTACGGGCTTGAAAACTGGGCACCTTGTCCCGTTAGATTGTAGCATCCTAAAATAAGTTTTACGATTCATTGTAAACCTAATTCAGAACATAAGTCTACAGTTATAACCTGCTATAGAACTGATCAACATTAATCGAACGCAGGCTACTTACCGTCCAGTTGCTACAGAAACAGACCCCTATTCTGATTCATCGAACGCGCACATCACCGTTGCACAAATCGTGTTATTCTTTGAATGGTTTGTAGCGATCGAAGACACTGTAAATTGGGATATTCGTCCTCATAACCCCCAACACCATGAAACTTCCCATCGCGCTCCTCCTGACGGTGCTCGTCACGGTCTCATCCCATGCCCAATACAAGAACGACAGCACGGAATACGTCGTAAAGATCCGGAACTACCGCGACATGCGAACCATCGGCACGATCTTGACGGTCGTAGGAACCGGGTTGTTTGTATCCGGACTGGTTACCATGGCCGACAATTTATGGGACGATCAAAGATTTGAAAACGGCTTAGTCATGTATGTGGTCGGGGCCGTGAGCTTGGGCGCGGGCATTCCCTTGTGGATCGTGGGGGTGCATCAGCACAAAAAGTATTCGGAGAAATTAAAGGCGCTGTCTTTGAATTTTAACGCAAGCACATCGTATCAGGGCTTGACGATACGCTATCGTTTTTAAAACTGTCACGCCTGTTCATTTGGTCTCAACAGTCCCACGGTTTCACAACGAAAATTTATACCCAACCCCGGCGTTAACGCGATAGCTGGAAGCGTCCATGGGAAACTCGTCGCGTGGGTGTCCGAACGCTCCGAGAATGTGCTTTTCATAACCGGCATTCAATTTTAAGAAAAACCTTCCCACGCTTTCCTGCACCTCTATATAAGGTTGTATGGCGAGATTCAGGCAGTGATAGGTTTCCGAATCTTCTTCATGGTAGTCCACGAGGTCCAGTTTATAATTATATTTTAAGGTATTATACCAGGTCGTTGTCTGCACGCCAAAAAAAATATCCGTTTTGCCAATGGTGTGCAGCCTGACGGCGCCCTGCACGCCGGCATAGTTCATGCGTATTAGCTGATCGAGCGTGAGTGCTCCTGAATAGTCGCCATACGATATTCTGCCCGACGTTGACGTATGTCCGAATACGACGCCTACATAAAACTTGTCCGGGGTCCAAAGAAAGTTGGCGCTATAGTTTATATACGACGGAAAGGACTGTGTGATCTGCGCATCCAGGTAAGGACTGCCGTACTTCAGATCCTGGACCACACGGGCCTGAGAATCTTTCACGTCGCGCAGGGCAAAGCCTGCATATCCAACACTGAAACCGGCGGCGAAGTTTTGGGCCTTCAGGTCGAGCGTGAAGCACACCACGATGAGAAACAAATGCAATAGCTTAATCATATCCACCAGGATAAAGTTGTCAGGGGCGATAATAATCGGAAAGGGGCAAAACGAATCCTTTTGATGAGATCAGGGCATTGTTCAGGGGCATTACGATTTCATCGTTGCCTCTATTGATGTCGGCAATCGGAATAACACTTACCGGAGCATCCTGATCCAAGCGGTAGAGATAAAGCACGTCAGCGGTCGACTGCACCGCGCCAAACGTCAGCAGTTCGCTTTGAGGGTCATAACGAAAATAATCCGCATTGACAGCGAATGATCGCTCCGTGACGAGTGATACCAGGTTGATGACATCGACGGCCCCCGTGCGACGAAACAGAAATCTATCATTTCCCAGGAATTGAAAAGGGTAGCTATTATTGGAATATCCGGTAGGCACAAAGTGAGTCCCGTTCCAAGTGTAGAGCTTGCCACCGTAAAACATTTTATCTCCCTCAGGAGAAATGATAATGTCGCTGTAGTAATCGGGAGAAAAAGATTCGATCTTCGAAAAATCATCCATGTTCATAACATAACATCCGTAGGTGTTTTTTAGCGTCAGCCGGTTGTTGTTAGACACGGTCATTGCCCGTCCCAGAAATGCTCCGGACGGCGGAGTGTCGATATCACGGAACTTATAATCTCCCAACACTTCAAAGGTGAGCGGATCCAACCTGGAGAAGCCGTCTATGTCATAGTTGGAAACATAGAGATACTTGCCATTTTCCGACAGGGCAAATTCATATGAAGAGGTCATATGAAAGACCTGCTCGATATGATAGGTGGCGTCCAGGCGGACAAAGTCCACACCCGTCCCGTTTTTTTGAGCACCAAAGTATTTATTCAGTACAGCATTGTATTCCAGGTGCGACCACACGAACTTCGGAAATGGATTGCCTTTCACAAAGGTGGTTGCCGCTACCGGCTCTTTCGCACCCATGTCCAATGGTCTGGCGGGATGAACCGCCATCGACAAGGATGCCTGCCCTCCGAAGAGCGTTTTAGGTTTATAGACGAACACCGTATCGCTTACGGTTTTGATCTCGGCGTTGGCGTCTGCTGAATTTCCCAGCGCTACAGAATAGGAGTCGAAGTTCCCCGACAACGGAGCTTTTCTCCAGGTGAGTTTTACATCCGTGCTGTTGACCCACTCCGCCTTCAGTGCGGGATCATATAATAATTCGTACTCCTTTTGCGTGGGCGACCCCGATTTGCCGGTGACGGTCTGTTCAACCCATATGGCATATTTCACCTTTCCCGTCATAAAGGTGCTGTCGCGCAACGTAGTCATTTCGCGGCGACTCAGTTTTTTTGTCCAGCAGACCTGATACCATTGGTATTGGACATTGTAGCAATATTTGGTAACACCGTACCGCCCGAAATCCGATTTTGGATATTGCTCCCAACGCATTTCCAGCAGGCCGTTCACGGGTTTGATCTCAACAAAACTGATGGCGGGTGGGGCTGACGTATCGATGTGCACTACCCACTTCCGCTGGAAGGTTTGTACTTCTCCCTCAAGTTTATCGGATAGGCTACCGCTACCGGAGGTGGTAGCAATGACAAGGTCCAGGACGTAATAACCGTCGGGATAGTCATACGTATCGATATTAAACGTTCCGTCGTTGTACAGGGGAATAGGTTTCCCATCCAGTTTCAGATTCGCGCCCAACGGCTTACGATTCCCGATATATTTGGTTACGGAGAACTTTTGTGAGGCCAAGACAAGTATGGTATCCCCCTCATTTCCGGTAAGTGCGATGGTCACGCCGTTAAGTGTCGGCGGGGGAACCTCTTTAAAATATTCCTTTTCCGGTTCAGAATCGCAGGAAAACAAGCAACCCAACCCAACGATCAGGCCAAACGACAACTTTTTCATAACAAGCCAAACGTAATAGACGAACGAATATAGGCAAATGTGACTTGTATCTAAAATGTTCCTCTAAACTTCCTTATCAAGCCACTTTGCCCGCCACCCTACCGCTGTCCGTTTGATCCCACACCGTCGACGGCTACGGCAATGGCCATTCCAGGAATTTATTGCTTCCTCCGTATCGTTGTTATAATCCCCTTCGAATGGTGTTCGAATGTTGTTCGGATCCCCTTGCAATGTTCTTCGAATGGTGTTCGGAGTAGGTTCGAGTAAGGCGGCCTGGAGGTAGCTATAATGGGCCTCTTGAAACGACCTTAGCCGGCAAACGCGTTGGTTAATCCGGAAGACAATCCGGATCTGGTTCGCAAAAATTCAGCAATGATCGCATGAACAGTTCTTATCCGTTCTGGCCTTCTCAAAACATTCGCGCCCTTCTTTGAAAGAAAGATAGGCAAGGCCGAATGTTCCGATGATATCAGCATAAGCAAATTTAGTAAGCTCATAAATTCCACTGGATGCCAACAGAACGATCGACATATAAATACACACTTTGGTGCATTCCGCGTCGGCCAGTATGGCCTTAGAATTAAGCTGTCGCCCTACTCTGATTTTTCCATAAATAAGAAAACCCATCACCAAAATAGAAAGGAGTGAAATGACGACTCCCCAAAAAGTGGACTCGGGCTTATGTCCGGTCCATAAATTAAATATTCCCGTTGAGGCGAGTCCCAATACCAAAGCAAAGAAAGCAGACCCCGTAATGCGGAGCGCCGTCCGTTCAAAATCATCACGGTTGCTATCGGGTTTCTGTTGAATGCGCAGGATCATGTGCACAATGCCCAATCCTGAAACTACCTCGATAAAACTATCTGCCCCAAAGCCAAACAAGGCAAGGCTTTCATCCTCATAGCCAAAATGCGTTGAAAGTAATCCCTCTAATACATTATAGACGATCGTAAATACACCCAGGGCAAAGGCAATCTTGTAATACTTCTTTAGCGAGGTTTTTTCTACCACGAGATCCATTCCTAAAATGATTTAGAGTCCAAAGGTAAGTATCATACCGCTAAAAGTGACTTTACTTTTTCTTATTCAAAGGGTGCCTTAACAAGGTATATACTATAATCGGTACCCCTACAATAGAAGGAAAAACCCAAAAGAAAGTCTGCGGGAATTGCCTCCAAAAAGGCAAATTCTTTCCATTGTCAACATAAAAGCCCGTCAAAAGAAAAATATACGATAGCCCCATACAGAGGGTATGCAGCCGGGTCCACCCGCTTGCACGGTTTTGGGCAAGTCTCCGGCCAGCAAAGGTCAATGCAAACGCAACGGTGCCAATGGTTAACAAATGAATATTGTGAGGCCACCGCATTGCCGAGAGCACTACAATGGTGACAAAGGCAAACACCATGCACCAAAAATAAGTCTTGCCTGCAAGGGTGTGGCTTTTCCCGCCTTTCTCGCTGAGCATAGCGGCAAGTCCGGCCAGAACGCAAAGAAGTCCAAACAGGATGTGCACTACCACTATGGCTAAAAATAGTTTACTGGTGGACGGTATCGGTATACCGAATAAAATGGTTTCCTCTTCCATGCTAGGATCGCGCCTTCTATCCGATCCATCTAAAAATACCAACTTATTACCATACTTGAGGAAAACCGGGGCGACGTTCTGGCCGCCCCGGGAATGGCCATGATCATTTTTTGAAATTTTCT carries:
- a CDS encoding LVIVD repeat-containing protein, giving the protein MRTRILFILCIVMAGLAAFSCQDSDGTTTDGLSGKGGSTARFAVTATHLFAVEDDALKVYQIMGNGALEKINAIQLNPGVETIFTRDHWLYLGTVDAMITYDIATPANPLFVSSYSHVVSCDPVVVQDTLAFVTLRTFSCRPSNTNQLEIINIKNPQQPVRLSSYGLNSPYGLGVDGDLLFVCEGESGLTVLNVKDPMNIHLIKRYDEDDAYDVIPHDGTLILTGKDGVAQYDYTDPDAIKKLSLIPVAP
- a CDS encoding SGNH/GDSL hydrolase family protein produces the protein MVLLSSRSTWISLFLTIIIFPCWSQVRTVSFRDTNIAYEGRIAYKDEAAELMWSGTSATVWFKGTTLSAVLKDVDTANYYNAIIDDTTIVKINPDTTRRSYVLASGLSEGKHKVQLFKRTEWDKGKTLFFGFELEEGATVLPPQPKPKRKIEFYGNSITCGYGVEDTRGKDSRDGYFENNYITYAALTARHFNAQYSCIGKSGIGVMVSWFPLIMPEMYDRLDPTDSLSKWDFSQYTPDIVVIDLFQNDSWIINLPENAQFRARFGTKAPDEKFIVAAYKDFVSAIRKKYPRAQIICSLGNMDATREGSPWPGYVQKAITEIRDKKIRTCFFPYKNTAGHPREAEQKAMADSLIAFIEQHLKW
- a CDS encoding ABC transporter permease, whose product is MIKNYLTIALRTLQRNGAYSFINIAGLAVGIAASILILLWVQDELTFNHYFSNYRDLYHIKQNTTTDNGVVTRQYTPLPLREPLAQDTRIKRSVLTVGQHALLTVGDKKLNKGGLDAGEAFLEMFQFQLLQGDAATALREPHSIVLTQSTATALFGDEDPMGKIVLVKIANNEPMKVTAIVADPPENISFSFDYLLPFAYFEATADWIKYARDNWNNNAFDTYVELQPGADRAGVDRFLHDVISKHQPEGREASLFLHPMSHWRLYNNFENGKESGGLIDYVMLFSGIAVFILVIACINFMNLATARSEHRAREVGIRKSVGSSRNQLVVQFIGESLLISALAFFFSIVLVELVRPFYNGLIDKHLVIDYTSPQIWLFGLTLILFTGLLAGSYPAFYLSSFRPAQILKGKVQTGRAGRTPRKVMVTLQFGFSILLMVGTVVIYKQVEFLKRREVGYDRENLMLIWSSNDIEKNYASLKQELVNTGAAVSVTKSNSPITNIFASSPIEKWTGMRPDQRVEATNIATQYDYTKTMGIRMLEGRDFSEDFKSDTTAIILNKAAVLAMDLKDPIGDRIQMWGQTWTIVGVMDDVLMGSGSRNIDPLVMTMDPTWSSTITVRIPKSADLEAAVNHVGNVFKKYSPEYPFEYRFADDEFQRKFSSINMIGRLTSAFALLAMFITGLGLFGMAAFTAEQRTKEIGIRKVLGASVAGLVLLLTKDFSRMVIIAFIFSAPLAGWAAQQFLQQYQVRIDLPLWVFPISGLMLLGVTAIIVSTQAIRASLRNPVKALRSE
- a CDS encoding cation transporter is translated as MDLVVEKTSLKKYYKIAFALGVFTIVYNVLEGLLSTHFGYEDESLALFGFGADSFIEVVSGLGIVHMILRIQQKPDSNRDDFERTALRITGSAFFALVLGLASTGIFNLWTGHKPESTFWGVVISLLSILVMGFLIYGKIRVGRQLNSKAILADAECTKVCIYMSIVLLASSGIYELTKFAYADIIGTFGLAYLSFKEGRECFEKARTDKNCSCDHC
- a CDS encoding DUF2306 domain-containing protein codes for the protein MEEETILFGIPIPSTSKLFLAIVVVHILFGLLCVLAGLAAMLSEKGGKSHTLAGKTYFWCMVFAFVTIVVLSAMRWPHNIHLLTIGTVAFALTFAGRRLAQNRASGWTRLHTLCMGLSYIFLLTGFYVDNGKNLPFWRQFPQTFFWVFPSIVGVPIIVYTLLRHPLNKKK